From Desulfovermiculus halophilus DSM 18834, the proteins below share one genomic window:
- a CDS encoding FAD-dependent oxidoreductase encodes MSQEAQNVLVIGGVACGPKTAARVKRLQPKANVTLIEKTGNVSFGACGIPYYLEGHCESVDTLYETPVGVKRTPDFFQKTKGFTVQVNTEAQSIDRENKQVKVKDHSSGQERDMAYDKLVLATGSRPFVPPIPGIDKQNIWSIKSSEDAEGVAASIDPPEGKKAVIIGAGLIGVEMAEALKQRGMEVTIVEMFDQIMPQILDYDLATLAAKHIRSNGVNLALGEQVVGFTGQDKVTGVQTKNTTFDADVVIVSVGVRPNDELAREAGLECHPKGGIRINCHGQTSDPEIYAGGDCAINDSILSYLCAELYVPLGSTANKHGRVIANHICGQTTPFSGVMSTSICKVFGMTLGRTGISHKQAENLGYQVESALWTGPDKPHYMPDGGPISIKLVASKRNRALLGAQVLGTGDAAKRLDVATAAVHFKANLDDVGAIDISYAPPFSPPIDPLITASHVLTNKMDGLANGLLPMQAKEIMDSGKDIILLDVRTPQEFAAMRMPDDRVVHIPLGQLRERLQELPKDKDILAFCKVSMRGYEAQRVLQDAGFDRVWFIEGGLVGWPFEVEMSG; translated from the coding sequence ATGTCCCAGGAAGCACAAAATGTTTTGGTTATCGGCGGGGTCGCATGCGGGCCCAAGACTGCGGCTCGAGTCAAGCGCTTGCAGCCCAAGGCCAATGTGACCCTGATTGAAAAGACCGGGAATGTGTCCTTCGGGGCCTGCGGGATTCCCTATTACCTCGAAGGGCACTGCGAGAGCGTGGACACCCTGTACGAGACCCCGGTGGGAGTGAAGCGCACTCCGGATTTTTTTCAGAAGACAAAGGGGTTCACAGTCCAGGTCAACACCGAGGCCCAGTCCATCGACCGGGAGAACAAACAGGTCAAGGTCAAGGACCACAGCTCAGGACAGGAGCGGGACATGGCCTACGACAAGCTCGTGCTGGCCACCGGCTCCAGGCCCTTTGTTCCCCCGATCCCGGGGATCGACAAACAGAATATATGGTCTATCAAGTCCTCGGAGGATGCTGAGGGCGTGGCCGCCTCCATTGATCCGCCGGAGGGAAAGAAGGCGGTGATCATCGGGGCCGGGCTGATCGGGGTGGAAATGGCCGAGGCCCTCAAACAGCGGGGCATGGAGGTGACCATTGTGGAGATGTTCGATCAGATCATGCCCCAGATCCTGGATTACGACCTGGCCACCCTGGCAGCCAAGCACATCCGGTCCAACGGGGTGAACCTGGCCCTGGGCGAGCAGGTGGTGGGATTTACCGGTCAGGACAAGGTAACCGGGGTACAGACCAAGAACACCACCTTTGATGCCGATGTGGTCATCGTTTCCGTCGGGGTCCGGCCCAACGACGAGCTGGCCCGGGAGGCGGGCCTGGAATGCCATCCCAAGGGCGGGATCCGCATCAACTGCCACGGCCAGACCAGCGACCCTGAGATTTACGCCGGAGGGGACTGCGCCATCAACGACTCCATCCTGAGCTATCTGTGTGCCGAGCTGTACGTCCCCCTGGGCTCCACAGCCAACAAGCACGGACGGGTGATCGCCAATCATATCTGCGGCCAGACCACCCCATTCTCCGGAGTGATGAGCACCAGCATCTGCAAGGTCTTCGGCATGACCCTGGGGCGGACCGGCATCAGCCATAAGCAGGCCGAGAATCTTGGCTATCAGGTGGAGAGCGCTTTATGGACCGGCCCGGACAAGCCCCATTACATGCCAGACGGCGGACCCATCTCCATCAAGCTGGTGGCCTCGAAGCGGAACCGGGCCCTGCTCGGGGCCCAGGTCCTGGGCACCGGGGATGCGGCCAAGCGTTTGGATGTGGCCACGGCAGCTGTCCATTTCAAGGCCAACCTGGACGATGTGGGGGCCATCGACATCAGCTACGCCCCGCCGTTCTCTCCGCCCATTGATCCGTTGATCACGGCCAGCCACGTGCTGACCAATAAGATGGACGGACTGGCCAACGGGCTGCTGCCCATGCAGGCCAAGGAGATCATGGATTCCGGAAAAGACATCATCCTCCTGGATGTGCGCACGCCCCAGGAGTTCGCGGCCATGCGCATGCCCGACGACCGGGTGGTGCACATCCCCTTGGGCCAGCTGCGGGAACGGTTGCAGGAGCTGCCCAAAGACAAGGATATCCTGGCCTTCTGCAAGGTGAGCATGCGGGGCTATGAAGCGCAGCGGGTCCTGCAGGACGCGGGATTCGACCGGGTATGGTTCATTGAAGGCGGGCTCGTGGGCTGGCCCTTTGAGGTGGAGATGTCGGGCTAG
- a CDS encoding protein-tyrosine phosphatase family protein — protein MIFSLFKRNDKPQDAYPLNWVTPHLAVGHAPMSYAELHSIGEQSIQAIMNLCLEIEDLVQLEREQGFEVYYLPIADEQAPDMDELEKALNWLDEAIYLGKKVLVHCRHGIGRTGTVVYSYLLRKGLGAKRARRVMNGLRAQPTEHAQKRLLRSLGKKEGELTIGQPCLVPDSDDRLAALSRQTLEVLNQIGARAGTDLPRCGRDHTRCCFGLVRLSLAEAVVVQKNMNSSLSSAQREECINKANLGAAVLQTLSDEMQTDEDRPLPDLFAQTGASCPLLKDDACLLFAARPAQCRLSDLSSDAVYKDTTQELDTLSARIMALYSGREDQPPPPGFSLFSVISGKFCQEFFHLLARDQLKE, from the coding sequence ATGATTTTCTCCCTGTTTAAGCGAAACGATAAGCCCCAGGATGCCTACCCCTTGAACTGGGTCACCCCGCATCTGGCCGTGGGGCACGCCCCCATGTCCTATGCCGAGCTGCACAGCATCGGGGAGCAGTCTATTCAGGCCATCATGAATCTGTGTCTGGAGATCGAAGACTTAGTGCAGCTGGAGCGGGAACAGGGGTTTGAGGTCTACTATCTGCCCATTGCCGACGAGCAGGCCCCGGACATGGATGAGCTGGAAAAGGCCCTGAACTGGCTGGATGAGGCCATCTATCTGGGCAAGAAGGTACTGGTCCACTGCCGGCACGGCATCGGCCGGACCGGCACCGTGGTCTACTCCTACCTCCTGCGCAAGGGGCTGGGGGCCAAGCGGGCCAGACGAGTCATGAACGGCCTCCGGGCCCAACCTACGGAACACGCCCAAAAGCGGCTCTTGCGCTCCTTGGGCAAAAAGGAAGGAGAGCTGACCATCGGCCAGCCCTGTCTGGTCCCGGACAGTGATGATCGGCTTGCCGCCCTGTCCCGGCAGACCCTGGAGGTTCTGAACCAGATAGGGGCCCGGGCCGGCACGGACCTGCCCCGGTGCGGACGGGACCACACCCGGTGCTGTTTCGGACTGGTCCGGCTCAGCCTGGCCGAGGCGGTGGTGGTGCAGAAGAACATGAACAGCAGTTTGAGCAGCGCCCAGCGGGAGGAATGCATCAACAAGGCCAACCTCGGAGCAGCCGTTTTGCAAACACTCTCCGATGAAATGCAGACCGACGAGGATCGTCCCCTGCCCGACCTCTTCGCCCAAACCGGGGCATCCTGCCCCCTGCTCAAGGATGACGCCTGCCTTTTGTTTGCCGCCCGCCCCGCTCAGTGCAGATTGAGCGATCTGTCCTCCGACGCCGTGTACAAGGACACCACCCAAGAGCTGGACACGCTTTCGGCCCGGATCATGGCCTTGTACTCCGGACGGGAGGACCAGCCCCCCCCGCCCGGATTCTCCCTGTTCAGCGTCATATCCGGAAAGTTCTGCCAGGAGTTCTTCCATCTCCTGGCTCGGGATCAGCTTAAGGAATAG
- a CDS encoding PEP/pyruvate-binding domain-containing protein: MNTGQPQERTLGRDPLSPAQRIVAGARHLIENWTYQLFIPGRLIQKKYSAFEQLRHRDVQALEIISRLEEIRHRNLACDLEYIKELCEQLCAETLALTGCLTAFHPVRYSLLANYQQKYAFYARLALAEEEPCLDPPYAQALSQPAAEELAGGKGAALSVIHSSLNLPVPPGVVVTTRAFHSFLAHNDLRKFIDRELARLGPDADREYDQVSRRIQERIHEAELPGELRRAVESSLQAQEMDKSLLAVRSSARAEDAQSSFAGQYHSALHVPVQDWEQAYASVLASKYSAHALYYRIRQGYTDRQTPMAVVIMPMLEPEVSGILYTRREHDPFRMDAYMVRGQGQELAAGSSYQAWAGFMTRNGQWEVEEEGRFQLDRDVLHSLYQAGQALDRGFSSAQDVEWVLGPDRRVVIVQSRPLHFYPARASAPVQDHQAPVLGRGQWVSSGQASGNAYRMDSRESPFQLPLGCILLVSALPPELTPALDRVGAVVSEQGSPACHFASVAREAGVPVICRVSGLAGIQDDARISVDADQGLVLSGALFDSAGETRRSPPSGPPAGIQDRLDRALPPIAALHLRQPDTDDFRIQGCRSLHDIVRFAHEAGVREMFSLVGRRGLNRFGAKRLESPLPLVMHLLDVGSGLALGSHKAKAVTVEQITSQPMRSLWSGLSSQGVQWNPQILHYDWDAYEKSGAHFTAVETSTQFSSYAIVARDYVHAMLRFGYHFAVVDAVVSETMEHNYLHFSFKGGGGQDIQRLQRLRIISAVLEKFGFSLRLTADMLEAWFDRRGPTESTANLQILGFVLGKTVLLDMRIESEEHVNRIAAEIVDHIYDFLPV, encoded by the coding sequence GTGAACACCGGACAGCCCCAGGAAAGAACCCTGGGCAGGGACCCGTTGTCCCCGGCCCAGAGGATCGTGGCCGGGGCCCGGCACCTTATCGAGAACTGGACCTACCAGCTTTTCATCCCCGGCCGCCTGATCCAGAAGAAGTATTCCGCCTTTGAACAGCTGCGGCACAGGGACGTGCAGGCCCTGGAGATCATTTCCAGGCTGGAGGAGATCAGACACCGGAACCTGGCCTGCGACCTGGAATACATCAAGGAGCTCTGCGAACAGCTGTGCGCCGAGACCCTGGCCCTGACCGGCTGCCTGACCGCCTTTCACCCTGTTCGCTACTCCCTTCTGGCCAACTACCAGCAAAAGTACGCCTTTTACGCCCGCCTGGCCCTGGCTGAAGAGGAACCCTGCCTCGATCCTCCCTATGCCCAGGCCCTAAGCCAGCCGGCAGCCGAAGAGCTGGCCGGCGGGAAAGGAGCCGCCCTGTCCGTGATCCACTCCAGCCTGAACCTCCCCGTTCCCCCTGGAGTGGTGGTCACCACCCGGGCCTTCCACAGCTTTCTGGCCCACAACGACCTGCGGAAATTCATAGACCGGGAACTGGCCCGCCTCGGCCCGGATGCGGACCGGGAATACGACCAGGTCAGCCGGCGGATACAGGAACGGATACACGAGGCCGAGCTGCCCGGGGAGCTGCGCCGGGCCGTGGAGTCCTCCCTCCAGGCCCAGGAGATGGACAAATCGCTTCTGGCCGTGCGCAGCAGCGCCCGGGCCGAGGATGCCCAGTCCTCTTTCGCCGGACAATACCACAGCGCACTGCACGTCCCGGTCCAGGACTGGGAGCAGGCCTATGCCTCGGTCCTGGCCAGCAAATACTCGGCCCACGCCCTCTACTACCGCATCCGCCAGGGATATACCGACCGCCAGACCCCAATGGCCGTGGTCATCATGCCCATGCTCGAGCCCGAGGTCAGCGGGATCTTGTACACCAGACGGGAGCACGATCCGTTCAGAATGGATGCCTACATGGTCCGGGGCCAGGGGCAGGAGCTTGCGGCAGGGTCCTCATATCAGGCCTGGGCCGGATTTATGACCAGAAACGGGCAGTGGGAGGTGGAAGAAGAGGGCCGGTTCCAGCTGGACCGGGACGTCCTGCACAGCCTGTACCAGGCCGGACAGGCCCTGGACCGGGGCTTTTCCTCGGCCCAGGATGTGGAATGGGTCCTCGGTCCCGACCGGAGGGTGGTCATTGTTCAGTCCCGGCCCCTGCATTTCTACCCCGCCCGGGCTTCTGCTCCTGTCCAGGACCATCAGGCCCCTGTCTTGGGCCGGGGCCAGTGGGTCAGCTCCGGCCAGGCCTCGGGAAACGCATACCGCATGGACAGCCGGGAATCCCCGTTTCAGCTTCCTTTGGGCTGCATCCTCCTGGTCTCCGCTTTGCCTCCGGAGCTGACCCCGGCTTTGGACCGGGTGGGAGCCGTGGTCTCCGAACAGGGAAGTCCGGCCTGCCACTTCGCCTCCGTGGCCCGGGAGGCCGGGGTTCCGGTCATCTGCCGAGTCAGCGGCCTGGCCGGGATCCAGGACGATGCCCGTATCAGCGTGGATGCGGATCAGGGTCTGGTCTTGTCCGGCGCCCTTTTCGACTCTGCTGGAGAAACCCGGCGTTCCCCGCCTTCCGGCCCGCCGGCCGGGATCCAGGACAGACTGGACAGGGCCCTGCCCCCTATCGCCGCCCTGCATCTTCGCCAGCCGGATACGGACGATTTCCGGATCCAGGGCTGCAGAAGCTTGCACGACATCGTCCGCTTTGCCCATGAAGCCGGGGTCAGGGAGATGTTTTCCCTGGTCGGCCGCCGGGGGCTGAACCGTTTCGGGGCCAAGCGCCTGGAGTCCCCCCTGCCTCTGGTCATGCACCTGTTGGACGTGGGCAGCGGACTGGCCTTGGGCAGTCACAAGGCCAAGGCCGTGACTGTGGAGCAGATCACAAGCCAGCCCATGCGCAGCCTGTGGTCCGGGCTGTCTTCCCAGGGAGTCCAGTGGAACCCGCAAATCCTGCACTACGACTGGGACGCCTACGAGAAGAGCGGCGCTCATTTCACGGCTGTGGAAACATCGACCCAGTTCAGCAGCTACGCCATCGTGGCCCGGGACTATGTGCACGCCATGCTCAGATTCGGCTATCATTTCGCGGTTGTGGACGCAGTCGTCTCGGAGACGATGGAGCACAACTATCTGCATTTCAGCTTCAAGGGCGGGGGCGGCCAGGACATCCAACGCCTGCAGCGTTTGCGGATCATCTCCGCGGTCCTGGAAAAGTTCGGCTTTTCTTTGCGCTTGACTGCGGATATGCTGGAAGCCTGGTTCGATCGCCGGGGGCCGACAGAAAGCACCGCCAATCTTCAAATTCTGGGCTTTGTCCTGGGCAAGACCGTCCTTTTGGATATGCGGATCGAGTCTGAGGAACACGTCAATCGCATAGCCGCCGAGATTGTGGATCACATCTATGATTTTCTCCCTGTTTAA
- a CDS encoding response regulator, whose product MANIIVLDDVLDAGVMIKRILERKGHSVQVFTEEHEALEHARTNPVHLAILDIKLKKMSGVDVLKELRSVSPQTGVLMLTGYPTLETARETLNLGAKEYLVKPIDKNELEEKVAAVCEQMEQS is encoded by the coding sequence ATGGCCAATATTATCGTCCTGGACGATGTTCTGGACGCCGGGGTGATGATCAAAAGGATCCTGGAGCGCAAAGGACACTCGGTGCAGGTGTTCACCGAAGAGCACGAGGCCTTGGAGCACGCTCGGACCAATCCAGTCCATCTGGCCATTTTGGACATCAAGCTGAAAAAGATGAGCGGGGTGGACGTGCTCAAAGAGCTGCGCTCCGTCTCTCCCCAAACCGGCGTATTGATGCTCACCGGCTATCCGACCCTGGAGACCGCCCGGGAGACCCTGAACCTGGGGGCCAAGGAGTACCTGGTCAAGCCAATCGACAAGAACGAGCTGGAGGAAAAGGTCGCAGCAGTCTGTGAGCAGATGGAGCAGTCGTGA